In Kribbella amoyensis, the genomic stretch GAACCGGGCCCCACTGTCCCGCACGCTCTGCTTCGCCCGGGTGATCCGCCGCGTCATCGTTGCCTCAGGCACCAGAAACGCACGGGCGATCTCCAGGGTGCTGAGACCGCCGACCGCGCGGAGGGTGAGCGCGATCTGAGAAGCCGGTGACAACGACGGGTGGCAGCAGAGGAACAACAGGATCAGCGTGTCGTCCGAATCGGTCACCGGCTCCGGCGGCACCGTCCGCCACCCGGCGACCTGGTCCTCCCGGCGCTGCCGCGCCTGCTCGCCGCGGAGCAGGTCCGTCAACCGCCGGGAGGCGACCGTGATCAGCCAGCCGCGCGGGTTGTCGGGCCACCCCTCGTCCGGCCACTGCCGGGCCGCGGCGAGCAGCGCCTCCTGCACGGCGTCCTCGGCCGTGTCGAAGTGCCCGTACCGCCGGACCAGCGCGCCCAGCACCTGCGGCGCCAGCTGCCGCAGGACGTCCTCGAGGTCACCCGCACCCATCGCCGAACCTCAGTCCAGCAGGTCGCCGCTGCCCTCGACGATCGGCCGGACGTCGGCGTACGCCGTGGCGCGGACGAACTCGGGGGCCGGGGTGTCGGCGAGCCGGGCGGCGAGCTCGGTGGCGCGATCGAAGCTGTCGCACTCGACGATCCAGTAGCCGGCCAGCACCTCCTGGGTCTCGGCGTACGGCCCGTCGGTGACGACCGAGGCGCCGTCCTTCGAGCCGAGCCGGCGGGTCAGCACCGGCGCGGCCAGGGCGCGGGTCTCGACCAGCTCGCCGGACTCGGCCAGGTCGGCGTTGAACTTCTCCATGAACGCGCCCATGGCGGCGAAGTCCTCGCCGGTCCAGGCCGGTTTGCCAGTCTCCTTGCCGGCCATGCCGTCGTAGTCCTGCTGCGAGGCGTAGGTCAGGATCATGTACTTCATCGCGGTCTCCCGTCTCTGCGAGTGACACCACTGTGGCGCCTGCTCACCCGGGACGTCGATGACCTCAGCCTGAACCGGACATGCCCTCAGCAGGAACTTTCCCCGGCCCGCGAACCTCAGGTGCAGGGCGTGATCAGGGTGTTGTGCGCCTTGACCGCGTCCGACACGTCGGTGAGCGCGTTCGCCTCCGGCCGGTACTTGGACGGCACCGCGATCTCCAGGTAGATCCGGCGCCCGATCGTGGTGAAGAGGACGCCGTTGGTCACCTCCTGGGCGTACCAGCCGACGCCGTTCACCTCGAAACACTGCGACTGCGCCTGCGCCATCCCGGCCGGTGGGGCGACCCCGCAGGTCACCTCGATCGGCGGGTCGCCGTACGCCGCGGTCAACGGGCTGACCGGCTCGGTGTCGCGGCGTTCCGCGTCCAGGACCTTCTCCGGCAGCGCCTTCACCAGCGCGGCGCAGGCGTCGGCGACCTCCGGTGCGGGCTCGGGCACCGCGACGGGTACCGGGTCGGAGCCGCAACCGGCGAGCAGGGCGAGGAGTGGAACCGCGGCGACGGCGGTGACGAACCGGTGGATGATCAGATGTGGACGACGGGGCACGTCAGCGTGCGGGTGATCCCGGGGACGTTCTGCACCCGGGCGACGACCAGCTTGCCGAGCTCGTCGACGTTGCGGGC encodes the following:
- a CDS encoding YciI family protein, which produces MKYMILTYASQQDYDGMAGKETGKPAWTGEDFAAMGAFMEKFNADLAESGELVETRALAAPVLTRRLGSKDGASVVTDGPYAETQEVLAGYWIVECDSFDRATELAARLADTPAPEFVRATAYADVRPIVEGSGDLLD
- a CDS encoding DUF3515 domain-containing protein; protein product: MPRRPHLIIHRFVTAVAAVPLLALLAGCGSDPVPVAVPEPAPEVADACAALVKALPEKVLDAERRDTEPVSPLTAAYGDPPIEVTCGVAPPAGMAQAQSQCFEVNGVGWYAQEVTNGVLFTTIGRRIYLEIAVPSKYRPEANALTDVSDAVKAHNTLITPCT